In Amycolatopsis methanolica 239, a single genomic region encodes these proteins:
- a CDS encoding phosphoribosyltransferase yields the protein MAEREELTWELFGSASRELAQQVADSGYEPDVILSIARGGLFVAGALGYALDVKNLHVMNVEFYTGVGERLELPVMLPPVPNAVDLTGAKVLVADDVADTGATLKLVRDFCADHVADVRCAVVYEKPWSEVKCEYVWRRTDRWINFAWSKQPPVIRREGQVLDA from the coding sequence GTGGCTGAGCGGGAAGAGCTCACCTGGGAGTTGTTCGGTTCGGCCAGCCGGGAGCTCGCCCAACAGGTCGCGGACAGCGGTTACGAGCCGGACGTGATCCTGTCCATCGCCCGCGGCGGGTTGTTCGTCGCCGGCGCGCTCGGCTACGCGCTCGACGTGAAGAACCTGCACGTCATGAACGTCGAGTTCTACACCGGCGTCGGCGAGCGGCTCGAACTGCCGGTCATGCTGCCGCCGGTGCCGAACGCCGTCGACCTGACTGGAGCGAAGGTCCTGGTGGCCGACGACGTCGCCGACACCGGCGCGACGCTCAAGCTGGTGCGTGACTTCTGCGCGGACCACGTGGCGGACGTGCGCTGCGCGGTTGTGTACGAAAAGCCCTGGTCAGAGGTGAAGTGCGAATACGTGTGGCGCCGCACGGACCGGTGGATCAACTTCGCCTGGTCGAAGCAGCCGCCGGTGATCCGGCGCGAGGGGCAGGTGCTGGACGCATGA
- the acs gene encoding acetate--CoA ligase: protein MTEQSPALDNLLTENRTFPPTDEFAAQANAKADWYDKADADREAFWAEQAERLHWDTKWSQVLDWSGAPFAKWFVGGKLNVAYNCVDRHVESGHGEQVAIHWVGEPGDTRDITYAQLKDEVSKAANALASLGVTSGDRVAIQLPMIPEAIVAMLACARLGAMHSVVFGGFSPAALRSRVDDAEAKVVITSDGQYRRGKAAPMKTNVDEALDGAASVEKVIVVRRTGEEVPMGERDVWWHEFVDGQSTEHTPEAFDSEHPLFILYTSGTTGKPKGILHTSGGYLTQVAYTHHVVFDHKPGEDVYWCTADIGWVTGHSYIVYGPLANRATQVVYEGTPNTPHEGRHWEIIQNHKVSIYYTAPTLIRTFMKWGEDIPAKYDLSSLRVLGSVGEPINPEAWMWYREHIGAGKAPVVDTWWQTETGSIMISPLPGVTSTKPGSAQRPLPGISAKVVDDTATEVGKGGGGYLVLDKPWPSMLRGIWGDDERFRETYWSRFADQGFYFAGDGAKYDNDGDIWLLGRVDDVMNVSGHRISTTEVESALVSHPTVAEAAVVGASDPTTGQGIVAFVILRGAAAEGGDEAVQELRNHVAKEIGPIAKPRQIMVVPELPKTRSGKIMRRLLRDVAENRQIGDVTTLADSSVMELISSGLKSGKED, encoded by the coding sequence ATGACAGAGCAGTCCCCCGCGCTGGACAACCTGCTCACCGAGAACCGGACGTTCCCGCCGACCGACGAGTTCGCGGCGCAGGCCAACGCGAAGGCCGATTGGTACGACAAGGCCGACGCCGACCGCGAAGCGTTCTGGGCCGAGCAGGCGGAGCGGCTGCACTGGGACACCAAGTGGTCCCAGGTCCTCGACTGGTCGGGCGCGCCCTTCGCGAAGTGGTTCGTCGGCGGCAAGCTGAACGTCGCGTACAACTGCGTCGACCGGCACGTCGAGTCCGGGCACGGTGAGCAGGTCGCCATCCACTGGGTCGGCGAGCCGGGCGACACCCGCGACATCACCTACGCCCAGCTCAAGGACGAGGTGTCCAAGGCCGCGAACGCGCTGGCCTCCCTGGGCGTCACCTCCGGCGACCGGGTCGCCATCCAGCTGCCGATGATCCCCGAGGCGATCGTGGCGATGCTGGCCTGCGCGCGGCTGGGCGCGATGCACTCCGTCGTCTTCGGCGGGTTCTCCCCGGCCGCGCTGCGCTCCCGGGTGGACGACGCCGAGGCCAAGGTCGTGATCACCTCCGACGGCCAGTACCGCCGCGGCAAGGCCGCCCCGATGAAGACCAACGTCGACGAGGCCCTCGACGGTGCCGCGAGCGTGGAGAAGGTCATCGTCGTGCGCCGCACCGGCGAAGAGGTCCCCATGGGCGAGCGGGACGTGTGGTGGCACGAGTTCGTCGACGGCCAGTCCACCGAGCACACCCCGGAGGCGTTCGACTCCGAGCACCCGCTGTTCATCCTCTACACCAGCGGCACCACCGGGAAGCCGAAGGGCATCCTGCACACCTCCGGCGGCTACCTGACCCAGGTCGCCTACACCCACCACGTCGTCTTCGACCACAAGCCGGGCGAGGACGTCTACTGGTGCACGGCCGACATCGGCTGGGTGACCGGCCACTCCTACATCGTCTACGGCCCGCTGGCCAACCGCGCGACCCAGGTGGTCTACGAGGGCACCCCCAACACGCCGCACGAGGGCAGGCACTGGGAGATCATCCAGAACCACAAGGTCTCGATCTACTACACCGCGCCGACGCTGATCCGCACGTTCATGAAGTGGGGCGAGGACATCCCGGCGAAGTACGACCTGTCCAGCCTGCGCGTGCTGGGCAGCGTCGGCGAGCCGATCAACCCCGAGGCGTGGATGTGGTACCGCGAGCACATCGGCGCGGGCAAGGCGCCGGTCGTGGACACCTGGTGGCAGACCGAAACCGGCTCCATCATGATCTCCCCGCTGCCCGGTGTCACCTCGACCAAGCCCGGTTCGGCGCAGCGCCCGCTGCCCGGCATCTCGGCGAAGGTCGTCGACGACACCGCGACCGAGGTCGGCAAGGGCGGCGGCGGCTACCTGGTGCTGGACAAGCCGTGGCCATCGATGCTGCGCGGCATCTGGGGCGACGACGAGCGCTTCCGCGAGACTTACTGGTCGCGGTTCGCCGACCAGGGCTTCTACTTCGCCGGTGACGGCGCGAAGTACGACAACGACGGCGACATCTGGCTGCTCGGCCGGGTCGACGACGTCATGAACGTGTCCGGCCACCGCATCTCCACCACCGAGGTCGAGTCCGCGCTGGTCTCGCACCCGACGGTGGCCGAGGCGGCGGTGGTCGGCGCCTCCGACCCGACCACCGGGCAGGGCATCGTCGCGTTCGTGATCCTGCGCGGCGCCGCGGCCGAAGGCGGCGACGAGGCGGTGCAGGAGCTGCGCAACCACGTGGCGAAGGAGATCGGCCCGATCGCCAAGCCGCGGCAGATCATGGTCGTGCCCGAGCTGCCCAAGACCCGCTCCGGCAAGATCATGCGCCGCCTGCTGCGCGACGTGGCCGAGAACCGCCAGATCGGCGACGTCACCACGCTGGCCGACTCCAGCGTCATGGAACTCATCTCCAGCGGCCTGAAGTCCGGCAAGGAGGACTGA
- a CDS encoding choice-of-anchor P family protein encodes MSRKKAVAGGVGVLATALATSVLLAPAAGATTTTSDGVNSAYAIAAKGLLGIDPSPYVTDEKGFEQKSLASLNVPGLAQVKLLNASAGAGQARASVADVNVGLGVGKPLLTATAIEAECEGGKGTSSLAKAKLGDITLDVTAPTNTTVAVPGLLSVVLNKQTKKDDGSITVTAISIKIDNLQTLDIASVTCAPGDDDNGGSETPTTKPTGTSTPKPSTPTSTKTSSGGGAGSGAGDKPDANGKAPKPTPVKAHLDVTG; translated from the coding sequence TTGTCCAGAAAGAAGGCTGTGGCCGGCGGCGTCGGCGTGCTCGCGACCGCGCTCGCCACCTCGGTGCTGCTCGCGCCGGCCGCCGGTGCGACCACGACCACCTCGGACGGCGTCAACTCCGCCTACGCGATCGCCGCCAAGGGCCTCCTCGGCATCGACCCCAGCCCGTACGTCACCGACGAGAAGGGCTTCGAGCAGAAGTCGCTGGCCTCGCTGAACGTGCCGGGCCTTGCGCAGGTCAAGCTGCTCAACGCCTCGGCGGGCGCTGGCCAGGCGCGCGCCAGCGTCGCCGACGTCAACGTCGGCCTCGGCGTCGGCAAGCCGCTGCTGACCGCGACCGCCATCGAGGCGGAGTGCGAGGGCGGCAAGGGCACCTCTTCGCTGGCCAAGGCGAAGCTCGGTGACATCACCCTCGACGTGACCGCGCCGACCAACACCACGGTCGCCGTGCCGGGCCTGCTCTCGGTCGTGCTCAACAAGCAGACCAAGAAGGACGACGGCTCGATCACCGTCACCGCGATCTCCATCAAGATCGACAACCTGCAGACGCTGGACATCGCGTCGGTCACCTGCGCGCCGGGCGACGACGACAACGGCGGCAGCGAGACCCCGACCACCAAGCCGACCGGCACCAGCACGCCGAAGCCGAGCACGCCGACCTCGACGAAGACCAGCTCCGGCGGTGGCGCCGGCTCGGGTGCGGGCGACAAGCCCGACGCCAACGGCAAGGCCCCGAAGCCGACCCCGGTGAAGGCCCACCTGGACGTCACCGGCTGA
- a CDS encoding L,D-transpeptidase, with translation MRMTCSSRTQTGSARRGRLPVRLLAVAGVSTLALLTGACSGGDEDGVKPAAVSQEDLTQLPEATTFATVANAPLDPQPSGGATAGRVIHPKADMVVYDSVGGKAIAKLPSIQMGSPTWVPVIAEQGDWVHVLLPTRPNAASGWVHLSEGAAESAQNDYVVNVDRAAFSLEILESGKSIGKWTIGTGKAEHPTPAGRAYIIASIEETKNTYSPIVLPLSYHSDSLETFGGGPGTVGLHTWPNNSFVGQANSDGCIRVPTEALDALVELPLGTIVNIT, from the coding sequence ATGCGCATGACGTGCAGCTCGCGCACGCAGACGGGTTCTGCGCGCCGCGGACGGCTCCCGGTCCGGCTCCTCGCCGTGGCCGGGGTCTCGACCCTGGCACTGCTCACCGGGGCGTGCTCCGGTGGCGACGAGGACGGCGTGAAGCCGGCCGCGGTCAGCCAGGAAGACCTGACCCAGCTGCCGGAGGCGACCACGTTCGCCACGGTCGCGAACGCCCCGCTCGACCCGCAGCCCTCCGGCGGCGCGACGGCAGGCCGCGTGATCCACCCCAAGGCCGACATGGTCGTGTACGACTCCGTTGGCGGCAAAGCGATCGCGAAGCTGCCGTCCATCCAAATGGGATCGCCGACGTGGGTGCCGGTGATCGCGGAGCAGGGCGACTGGGTGCACGTCCTGCTGCCGACCCGGCCGAACGCCGCGTCCGGCTGGGTGCACCTGAGCGAGGGCGCCGCCGAATCCGCGCAGAACGACTACGTGGTCAATGTGGACCGTGCCGCCTTCAGCCTGGAGATCCTGGAGAGCGGCAAGTCGATCGGCAAGTGGACGATCGGCACCGGCAAGGCCGAACACCCGACCCCGGCGGGGCGTGCTTACATCATCGCCTCGATCGAGGAAACGAAGAACACCTACAGCCCGATCGTGCTGCCGCTGAGCTACCACTCCGATTCGCTGGAGACCTTCGGCGGCGGTCCGGGCACGGTGGGCTTGCACACCTGGCCCAACAACAGCTTCGTCGGCCAGGCGAACAGCGACGGCTGCATCCGGGTGCCCACGGAGGCGCTCGACGCGCTGGTCGAACTGCCGCTCGGCACGATCGTGAACATCACGTGA
- a CDS encoding DUF6319 family protein, which translates to MSLDTTTTPQEQDTPVTPAPVTDDSAAAPASAAPSAESEEAKPKRGRPKASAAKKTRTVELTLTVTGTADGEWQAELKHGSKWVAQGLKIPASAVSRAAKELHEDLSTPIDEVINAAVEQQKAKVAALEAELEQARQALAELDA; encoded by the coding sequence ATGAGCTTGGACACCACGACCACCCCGCAGGAGCAGGACACCCCCGTCACGCCGGCGCCGGTCACGGACGACTCCGCAGCCGCTCCCGCTTCCGCCGCCCCCTCCGCCGAAAGCGAGGAAGCCAAGCCCAAGCGCGGCCGCCCGAAGGCCTCCGCGGCGAAGAAGACCCGCACCGTCGAGCTCACGCTCACCGTCACCGGCACCGCCGACGGCGAATGGCAGGCCGAGCTCAAGCACGGCTCCAAGTGGGTCGCGCAGGGCCTGAAGATCCCGGCCTCGGCCGTGTCCCGCGCGGCCAAGGAGCTGCACGAGGACCTGTCGACCCCGATCGACGAGGTGATCAACGCCGCCGTCGAGCAGCAGAAGGCCAAGGTCGCCGCGCTGGAGGCCGAGCTGGAGCAGGCCAGGCAGGCCCTCGCCGAGCTCGACGCCTGA
- a CDS encoding GntR family transcriptional regulator, producing MPATNKPAQSGRAKAYDYLKNTVLADPDAEGGFISEQEVAERVGVSRTPVREALLQLAAEELVQLVPNRGAYIAPLTGRDLRDLVELRGLLERFAAERVMADGTVPWRAMQKVLEQQERCDDPASAKEFIELDAHFHTLLVEAAGNSMLSRTYTALRARQVRAGLVALRRSGTRHAEVIHEHQAIVTALANGEVEAALAAIDDHHAQTLKHQLTTT from the coding sequence ATGCCGGCGACGAACAAGCCCGCCCAGTCCGGGCGGGCGAAGGCCTACGACTACCTGAAGAACACCGTGCTGGCAGACCCCGACGCCGAGGGCGGCTTCATCAGCGAACAGGAGGTCGCCGAGCGCGTCGGCGTCTCCCGCACCCCGGTGCGCGAGGCGTTGCTGCAGCTCGCGGCCGAGGAACTGGTGCAGCTCGTGCCCAACCGGGGCGCGTACATCGCGCCGCTGACCGGGCGCGACCTGCGGGACCTCGTCGAACTGCGCGGGCTGCTCGAGCGGTTCGCGGCCGAGCGGGTCATGGCGGACGGCACCGTGCCGTGGCGGGCCATGCAGAAGGTCCTCGAACAGCAGGAACGCTGCGACGACCCGGCGTCGGCCAAGGAGTTCATCGAACTCGACGCGCACTTCCACACGCTGCTCGTCGAGGCCGCGGGCAACTCGATGCTGAGCCGGACCTACACCGCGCTCCGAGCCCGGCAGGTGCGTGCCGGGCTCGTCGCGCTGCGGCGGTCAGGCACCCGGCACGCGGAGGTCATCCACGAGCACCAGGCCATCGTGACCGCACTGGCCAACGGTGAGGTCGAGGCGGCGCTGGCCGCCATCGACGACCACCACGCCCAGACGTTGAAGCATCAGCTGACGACCACCTGA
- a CDS encoding MFS transporter, with the protein MTSVTPTVDRASLRRAFLASLSGTSLEWYDFAAYSVAAATVFGHQFFPAGDPLVSTMAAFSTYAVGYLSRPLGGFVFGRLGDVLGRKRVLVITLLLTGIATFLIGVLPTHSAIGGTAAVLLVLLRFAQGVGIGGEWGGAVLLSSEFGDPKKRGFWASAAQVGPPAGNLLANGVLALLALLLTEEQFDSWGWRVAFLLSAVLVAFGLWIRLKLEETPVFKRIAESGERPSAPISEVFKYERRALLAAIFVRVCPDVLYALFTVFVLTYMTQELGMSRSQGLTAVMIGSAGQLVLMPAFGALSDRMNRRKLYLFATIAAAIWPFVFFPLVSGRSFGLLLVGIVIALVIHAALYGPQAALITEQFTERLRYTGSSLAYTLAGVIGGAIAPLLFTSLLAGFDSWVALALYVVVTAVVSAVGIALAREARDETQVVVS; encoded by the coding sequence ATGACCTCGGTAACGCCGACCGTGGACAGGGCATCGCTACGGCGTGCCTTCCTGGCCAGCCTGTCCGGCACGTCGCTGGAGTGGTACGACTTCGCGGCCTACTCAGTGGCCGCGGCCACCGTGTTCGGACACCAGTTCTTCCCGGCGGGCGACCCGCTGGTCAGCACGATGGCCGCGTTCTCCACCTACGCCGTCGGCTACCTCTCCCGCCCGCTCGGCGGGTTCGTCTTCGGCCGACTCGGCGACGTGCTCGGCCGCAAGCGCGTCCTCGTGATCACGCTGCTGCTCACCGGCATCGCCACCTTCCTCATCGGCGTCCTGCCGACCCACTCCGCGATCGGCGGCACGGCGGCGGTGCTGCTGGTCCTGCTGCGCTTCGCTCAGGGCGTCGGCATCGGCGGTGAGTGGGGCGGCGCGGTGCTGCTCTCCAGCGAGTTCGGTGATCCGAAGAAGCGCGGGTTCTGGGCCTCCGCCGCCCAGGTGGGCCCGCCTGCCGGCAACCTGCTCGCCAACGGTGTGCTCGCGCTGCTGGCCCTGCTGCTGACCGAGGAGCAGTTCGACTCGTGGGGCTGGCGCGTGGCGTTCCTGCTGTCCGCCGTGCTCGTCGCGTTCGGCCTGTGGATCCGGCTCAAGCTGGAGGAGACCCCGGTCTTCAAGCGCATCGCGGAGAGCGGTGAGCGGCCCAGCGCGCCGATCTCCGAGGTCTTCAAGTACGAGCGCCGGGCCCTGCTGGCCGCGATCTTCGTCCGCGTCTGCCCCGACGTGCTGTATGCGCTGTTCACCGTCTTCGTGCTGACCTACATGACCCAGGAGCTGGGCATGTCCCGCAGCCAGGGACTCACCGCGGTGATGATCGGGTCCGCAGGCCAGCTCGTCCTGATGCCGGCGTTCGGCGCCCTGTCGGACCGCATGAACCGCCGCAAGCTCTACCTCTTCGCGACCATCGCCGCGGCGATCTGGCCGTTCGTGTTCTTCCCGCTGGTGTCCGGCCGCTCGTTCGGCCTGCTGCTGGTCGGCATCGTGATCGCGCTCGTCATCCATGCCGCGCTGTACGGGCCGCAGGCCGCGCTGATCACCGAGCAGTTCACCGAGCGCCTGCGCTACACCGGCAGCTCGCTGGCCTACACGCTCGCCGGCGTGATCGGCGGCGCCATCGCGCCGCTGCTGTTCACGTCGCTGCTGGCCGGTTTCGACAGCTGGGTCGCGCTCGCGCTGTACGTGGTGGTGACCGCGGTGGTCAGCGCCGTCGGCATCGCCCTCGCGCGGGAGGCCCGCGACGAGACTCAGGTGGTCGTCAGCTGA
- a CDS encoding DUF2848 domain-containing protein encodes MPTLSFDLPDGTTVTTPVTTLLNAGYAGRDQADVAAHVAELAELGVPAPKVTPALYPVAPYLAAQTDEVPAQHGRTSGEAEWALVITAEGVLLTVACDHTDRELEVHGVAWSKNAAPDVLGRKAWRLDDVADRLDSLTLRGWADGQLIQDGTLAELLTPQHWLDVLRERGLYEPGVVLISGTIPMVPGVNQFAGEWRVELGDPATGNTIEAAYRVRRLPEVIG; translated from the coding sequence ATGCCGACGCTGAGCTTCGACCTGCCCGACGGCACGACGGTGACCACTCCGGTGACGACCCTGCTGAACGCCGGGTATGCGGGCCGCGACCAGGCCGACGTCGCCGCGCACGTCGCCGAACTGGCCGAGCTGGGCGTGCCGGCGCCGAAGGTCACGCCGGCGCTGTACCCGGTCGCCCCGTACCTGGCCGCCCAGACCGACGAGGTGCCCGCCCAGCACGGCCGCACGTCCGGCGAGGCGGAGTGGGCGCTGGTGATCACCGCCGAGGGTGTGTTGCTCACCGTCGCGTGCGACCACACCGACCGGGAGCTCGAGGTGCACGGCGTGGCGTGGAGCAAGAACGCGGCGCCGGACGTGCTGGGGCGCAAGGCGTGGCGGCTGGACGACGTGGCGGACCGGCTGGACTCGCTGACGCTGCGCGGCTGGGCGGACGGGCAGCTGATCCAGGACGGCACGCTCGCCGAGCTGCTGACGCCGCAGCACTGGCTCGACGTGCTGCGCGAGCGCGGACTTTACGAGCCGGGGGTGGTGCTGATCTCCGGAACCATCCCGATGGTGCCGGGGGTGAACCAGTTCGCCGGCGAATGGCGGGTCGAACTGGGCGACCCGGCGACCGGCAACACGATCGAGGCGGCCTACCGCGTCCGGCGGTTGCCGGAGGTGATCGGCTGA